The Methylomonas koyamae genome has a segment encoding these proteins:
- the glgB gene encoding 1,4-alpha-glucan branching protein GlgB, which produces MNKPSQLHSLDSELVKIKDAKHHDPFSVLGRHTVGSDTIIRTFLPYAESVKFEADGGEFQRIPDSDFFEYRPGKTAVIPAHYQLSWLDKDGHTHRHYDPYCFGPVLPEFDQHLFGEGRHWHIYQKLGAHQLTVDGIEGVHFAVWAPNAQRVSVIGDFNRWDGRGHPMRSLGSSGIWEIFIPGLSAGCLYKFEILNRHSGQVLVKTDPYGQQFEFRPATAAVVVDENAYTWGDGAWMEQRPQHDWLHQPMSIYEVHLGSWRRDHRGNFLNYRELAEQLVDYVKEMGFTHIELLPVTEHPLDISWGYQTTGYFAPTSRHGTPDDFRFFVDHCHQNGIGVILDWVPAHFPKDSFALGRFDGTPLYEHEDPRKGEHRDWGTLIYNYSRNEVKNFLLSSAFFWLEEFHLDGLRVDAVASMLYLDYSRDANDWIPNMYGGNENLEAIDFLRHMNTVTHEQHPGTVIMAEESTSWPQVTRPTWTGGLGFSMKWNMGWMHDILHYMQEEPIHRSYHHDSLTFGLLYAFTENFVLPFSHDEVVHGKGSMLNKMPGDEWQRFANLRLLYTMMFTYPGKKLLFMGCEFGQGTEWSCNRTLDWYVLDYAHHRGLQTLVKDLNKLYRNHAALHRYDFEHQGFEWIDCHDYQQSIISYRRKSAHEDLIVVLNFTPVPRESYRIGVPNPGTYYEIFNSDSQYYDGSNLGNGAVLSEPQPWMGQQHSIAITLPPLAGIILKM; this is translated from the coding sequence ATGAACAAGCCAAGCCAATTACATTCGCTTGATTCAGAACTCGTCAAAATCAAAGATGCCAAGCATCACGATCCTTTCTCGGTCTTGGGCCGCCATACCGTAGGCAGCGACACCATCATCCGCACCTTTTTGCCCTACGCCGAATCCGTCAAATTCGAAGCCGACGGCGGCGAATTCCAGCGCATCCCGGACAGCGATTTCTTCGAATACCGCCCCGGCAAAACCGCCGTTATTCCTGCGCACTACCAATTGTCCTGGTTGGACAAGGACGGCCATACTCACCGCCACTACGACCCCTATTGCTTCGGCCCGGTGTTGCCGGAATTCGACCAGCATTTGTTCGGCGAGGGCCGGCATTGGCACATTTACCAAAAGCTCGGCGCACACCAGCTTACGGTCGACGGCATTGAGGGCGTGCATTTCGCGGTCTGGGCGCCTAATGCGCAACGGGTCAGCGTCATCGGCGATTTCAACCGCTGGGACGGCCGCGGCCATCCGATGCGCAGCCTGGGCAGCAGCGGCATTTGGGAAATCTTCATTCCGGGCTTGAGCGCCGGCTGCCTGTACAAATTCGAAATCCTCAATCGCCACAGCGGCCAGGTGCTGGTTAAAACCGACCCCTACGGCCAACAATTCGAATTTCGCCCGGCCACCGCGGCGGTCGTCGTCGACGAGAACGCTTACACCTGGGGCGACGGCGCCTGGATGGAACAAAGGCCGCAACACGACTGGCTGCACCAACCGATGTCGATCTACGAGGTACATCTGGGTTCATGGCGGCGCGACCATCGCGGCAATTTCCTGAACTACCGCGAACTGGCCGAACAATTGGTCGATTACGTCAAGGAGATGGGCTTTACCCACATCGAACTGTTGCCGGTCACCGAACATCCGCTGGACATTTCCTGGGGCTACCAGACCACCGGTTATTTCGCGCCGACCAGCCGCCACGGCACGCCGGACGACTTCCGCTTTTTCGTCGACCATTGCCACCAGAACGGTATCGGCGTGATTCTGGATTGGGTCCCGGCCCATTTCCCGAAGGACAGCTTCGCGCTGGGCCGCTTCGACGGCACCCCGTTGTACGAACACGAAGACCCGCGCAAAGGCGAACACCGCGATTGGGGCACACTGATCTACAACTACAGCCGTAACGAAGTGAAAAACTTCCTGCTGTCCAGCGCCTTCTTCTGGCTGGAGGAATTCCATCTGGACGGCCTGCGGGTCGATGCGGTGGCGTCTATGCTGTATCTGGATTACTCGCGCGACGCCAACGACTGGATTCCGAACATGTACGGCGGCAACGAAAACCTGGAAGCGATCGACTTCTTGCGCCACATGAATACCGTCACTCACGAGCAGCACCCCGGCACCGTGATCATGGCCGAGGAATCCACCTCGTGGCCGCAAGTGACCCGGCCGACCTGGACCGGCGGCCTGGGTTTCTCGATGAAATGGAACATGGGCTGGATGCACGACATTCTGCATTACATGCAGGAGGAACCGATCCACCGCTCCTACCATCACGATTCGCTGACTTTCGGCCTGCTCTATGCATTTACCGAAAACTTCGTACTGCCGTTTTCCCACGACGAAGTGGTACACGGCAAAGGCTCGATGCTGAACAAAATGCCCGGCGACGAATGGCAGCGCTTCGCCAACCTGCGTCTGTTGTACACGATGATGTTTACCTATCCCGGTAAAAAACTGTTGTTCATGGGCTGCGAATTCGGCCAGGGCACCGAATGGAGCTGCAACCGTACGCTGGACTGGTACGTACTGGATTACGCCCACCATCGCGGCTTACAGACGCTGGTCAAGGATCTGAACAAACTTTACCGCAACCATGCCGCGTTGCACCGTTACGATTTCGAACACCAAGGCTTCGAATGGATCGACTGCCACGACTACCAGCAATCCATCATCAGTTACCGCCGCAAATCTGCGCACGAAGACTTGATCGTGGTGCTGAACTTTACGCCGGTGCCGCGGGAAAGTTACCGGATCGGCGTGCCCAATCCCGGCACCTACTACGAGATATTCAATTCCGATTCGCAATACTACGATGGTAGCAACCTTGGCAATGGCGCCGTGCTTAGCGAACCGCAACCGTGGATGGGCCAACAACACTCGATTGCGATCACGTTACCGCCCTTGGCCGGCATCATCTTGAAAATGTAA
- the glgA gene encoding glycogen synthase GlgA, whose amino-acid sequence MKKILFASSETHPLIKTGGLADVAGSLPLALADLGQDVRIIMPNYQAIKNCEPGRYLCTVRVNNCDVNLLETRLPDSNVIVWLVDYPPFFNVPGNPYLDEAGRPWANIGERFALFCRIIVEVAMNRAYLDWRTDILHCNDWQTGLAPALLSLEQERPATVFTIHNMAYQGLFPGSAYSQLNLPGQLLHPEGLEFHGMLSFIKGGLAYSDRITTVSPTYAQEIQTPEFGYGLEGLLAHKQQQLSGIINGIDTTVWDPSSDSYLAHNYTADKLEGKQANKAALQQELGLPVEADVPLFGLIGRLVEQKGIDLVLNCLAEMTNLPLQFALLGSGDKSIEYRLQEFARLYPEKVAVTIGYDERLAHRIEAGSDIFLMPSRFEPCGLNQMYSQRYGTIPIVRRTGGLADTVVDSLPESIANGTASGISFNDASAAALIEAIKRSLVLFHNPKIWRQIQRNAMAKDFSWKNSAAQYLALYDEI is encoded by the coding sequence ATGAAAAAAATTCTGTTCGCCAGCAGCGAAACCCATCCCCTGATCAAAACCGGCGGCCTGGCTGACGTCGCCGGCAGTTTGCCGCTAGCCTTGGCCGATTTGGGCCAGGACGTGCGCATCATCATGCCCAACTACCAGGCCATCAAGAACTGCGAACCGGGCCGCTACCTGTGTACGGTGCGCGTCAACAATTGCGACGTCAACTTATTGGAAACCCGGTTGCCGGACAGCAACGTCATCGTCTGGCTGGTCGATTACCCGCCGTTTTTCAACGTCCCCGGCAACCCCTACCTGGACGAAGCCGGTCGGCCCTGGGCCAATATCGGCGAACGCTTTGCGCTGTTTTGCCGCATCATCGTCGAAGTGGCGATGAACCGGGCCTACCTGGACTGGCGCACCGACATCCTGCATTGCAACGACTGGCAAACCGGACTGGCGCCGGCGCTGTTGTCGTTGGAGCAGGAGCGGCCAGCAACGGTGTTTACGATCCATAACATGGCTTACCAGGGCCTGTTTCCCGGCAGCGCCTATTCGCAACTGAATTTGCCCGGCCAGTTGTTGCACCCGGAAGGGCTCGAATTCCACGGCATGCTGTCGTTCATCAAGGGCGGTTTGGCCTATTCCGACCGCATCACCACGGTCAGCCCCACCTACGCTCAGGAAATCCAGACTCCGGAATTCGGCTACGGCCTGGAAGGCTTGCTGGCGCACAAGCAACAACAACTGAGCGGCATCATTAACGGCATCGATACGACAGTTTGGGACCCGAGCAGCGACAGTTATCTGGCGCACAATTACACGGCGGACAAGTTGGAAGGCAAACAGGCCAATAAAGCTGCGTTGCAACAGGAGTTGGGCCTACCGGTCGAGGCCGATGTGCCGTTATTCGGCCTGATCGGCCGGCTGGTGGAACAGAAGGGCATAGACTTAGTATTGAACTGTCTGGCCGAAATGACGAACTTACCGCTGCAATTCGCCTTGCTGGGCAGCGGCGACAAGAGCATAGAATACCGCTTGCAGGAATTCGCCCGGCTCTATCCGGAAAAAGTGGCCGTGACGATAGGCTACGACGAGCGTTTGGCGCACCGGATCGAAGCCGGCTCCGACATCTTCCTGATGCCGTCGCGGTTCGAACCTTGCGGACTGAACCAAATGTACAGCCAACGTTACGGCACCATCCCGATTGTCCGAAGAACCGGCGGCCTGGCCGATACCGTGGTCGACTCCCTACCGGAAAGCATCGCCAACGGTACGGCCAGCGGCATCTCTTTCAACGATGCCTCGGCGGCGGCATTGATCGAAGCCATCAAGCGCAGCCTGGTCCTGTTCCACAATCCCAAAATCTGGCGCCAGATCCAACGCAATGCGATGGCCAAGGATTTCTCGTGGAAAAACAGCGCGGCACAATACCTGGCCTTGTACGATGAAATATAA